The proteins below are encoded in one region of Ferroplasma acidiphilum:
- the speD gene encoding adenosylmethionine decarboxylase translates to MKVAVGVHIIADLYGVDSELISSADGISPIIESAIKEGNLTEISSQYYQFRPMGASGIALLAESHLSFHTWPEHGLVTLDIYTCGEHSNADRAFNYLLNVLHPTSIEYKKLERGSKIEENVKIENPQMML, encoded by the coding sequence ATGAAAGTGGCAGTAGGGGTACATATCATAGCGGATTTATACGGTGTAGATTCAGAGTTAATATCTAGCGCTGATGGTATTTCACCAATTATAGAAAGTGCAATTAAGGAAGGTAACCTGACGGAAATATCTTCCCAGTATTACCAGTTCCGGCCCATGGGGGCAAGTGGCATAGCCTTGCTGGCTGAATCACATCTTTCATTCCATACATGGCCGGAACATGGACTTGTAACCCTTGATATATATACCTGTGGAGAGCATAGCAATGCAGATAGGGCATTTAATTATCTTTTGAATGTTCTGCATCCAACATCCATAGAGTATAAAAAACTTGAGAGAGGCAGCAAAATCGAGGAAAATGTAAAAATTGAAAATCCCCAGATGATGCTGTGA
- a CDS encoding MarR family transcriptional regulator — protein MKIEQALISQLMILLNIKNGKTRPSEISRELDITIQGVVYHMKILKNKGFIDDENRITKEGFDFLYNGLNYMENFVHSSLISIDSSLVWEVISDENFEANQNVSLYMNAGYLHAGAYTGRGAHGVTVTRAVKGKCTGVTAVREIINIKKSRIVVLAVNNVEKVDNMVSISQLVKNTLESMDFDFLGIIGEMAKNITDLLNIRPQFEYATINSAFEAARRGFTTAIVVSERFFHFSLNEIRELQSKNPGIELDLRHI, from the coding sequence ATGAAAATAGAACAGGCATTAATATCACAATTGATGATTTTACTTAATATAAAGAATGGAAAAACACGCCCATCTGAAATTTCCAGAGAACTTGATATTACAATACAGGGCGTTGTCTACCATATGAAAATTCTAAAGAACAAGGGATTTATTGATGACGAAAATAGAATAACAAAAGAGGGTTTTGATTTTCTTTACAACGGTTTAAACTATATGGAAAACTTTGTTCATTCTAGCCTTATAAGCATAGATTCTTCCCTTGTATGGGAAGTTATATCCGATGAAAATTTTGAAGCGAACCAGAATGTGTCACTTTATATGAATGCAGGATACCTGCATGCAGGGGCATATACAGGCAGAGGAGCCCATGGAGTTACAGTAACACGGGCAGTAAAGGGGAAATGCACAGGTGTGACTGCAGTGAGGGAAATAATAAATATTAAAAAATCAAGGATTGTGGTACTTGCAGTAAACAATGTTGAGAAAGTAGATAATATGGTTTCCATTTCACAACTTGTTAAAAACACATTGGAAAGCATGGATTTTGATTTTCTCGGCATCATAGGCGAAATGGCAAAAAATATCACTGATCTCTTAAATATCAGGCCACAATTTGAGTATGCCACAATTAACTCTGCATTTGAGGCTGCTAGAAGGGGATTTACCACGGCTATAGTGGTATCAGAACGATTTTTCCATTTTTCATTAAATGAAATAAGGGAGTTGCAGTCAAAAAATCCGGGCATAGAACTTGATTTAAGGCATATATAA
- the thiE gene encoding thiamine phosphate synthase encodes MKLKGLYLVTPDYSGDWIINATERAIKSGVDILQYRDKTSTFRDKLAIGKKLASICHDYSVPFIVDDDPVLMDMLGADGIHIGKDDVPFDYVKSKYPDHIIGVSTYGSIKDALLYQKLGADYVAFGSFFPTKTKDDATICDIDVLKGIGPINIPVFVIGGISRENIDLVLKYGISGIAVVSAIYSHNDIEDQVSYFKSKLIEYGKN; translated from the coding sequence ATGAAATTAAAAGGGCTTTATCTTGTTACTCCGGATTATTCTGGGGATTGGATTATAAATGCTACTGAAAGGGCAATAAAAAGTGGTGTGGACATATTGCAGTACAGGGATAAAACATCCACTTTCAGGGACAAACTTGCTATTGGAAAAAAATTAGCCTCTATTTGCCATGATTATAGTGTGCCATTTATTGTTGACGATGATCCGGTTTTAATGGATATGCTTGGAGCTGATGGAATACATATAGGAAAGGACGATGTGCCATTTGACTATGTAAAATCAAAGTATCCCGATCATATAATAGGTGTTTCAACTTATGGCAGCATAAAGGATGCTTTGCTATATCAAAAACTTGGAGCAGACTACGTTGCTTTCGGATCATTTTTCCCGACAAAAACAAAGGATGATGCAACTATCTGTGATATCGATGTGCTAAAAGGGATTGGGCCAATCAATATACCTGTATTCGTTATAGGTGGAATATCAAGGGAAAATATAGACCTTGTATTGAAATATGGGATTTCTGGAATTGCTGTTGTCTCTGCCATATATTCACATAATGATATAGAAGACCAGGTATCATATTTTAAAAGCAAATTAATTGAATACGGAAAAAATTAA
- a CDS encoding AIR synthase family protein, producing the protein MIGKISRKFFEENIINKIGTLRDEVVVPPKNGVDVGIVKIGDKYMAVTTDPLYIDKSFGFKKAAWFAFHILLSDLYTSGIPASYMSIDLNLPSSITDNEFKEIWDVINEECIKYNIEVVTGHTARYNGVEFPMVGGITLMGTGEKFITTENAGVGDRIIMTKSCALETALILSNTFPEYVRNNIGEENYKSIIGKFYTMTCVGEETLAIEYGISERITSMHDATEGGLLNAIYEIGIASGNGLSVDYNKIIIDSDIEKLCNLFNIDPLRSISEGTLLITVKEQYAMEFLTILQSSGIEASLIGEILDNSKGIKILKDGKQEDIRPEDDQLWGAITKGIKDGLK; encoded by the coding sequence ATGATAGGAAAAATATCCAGGAAATTTTTTGAGGAAAATATAATAAATAAGATTGGCACTCTCCGTGATGAAGTGGTAGTTCCACCAAAAAATGGTGTGGATGTGGGAATTGTGAAAATAGGGGATAAGTATATGGCAGTTACCACTGACCCATTATACATAGATAAATCATTTGGCTTTAAGAAGGCCGCGTGGTTTGCGTTCCACATACTATTGTCAGATCTATATACCTCTGGAATACCTGCCTCTTATATGAGTATTGACCTGAATCTTCCATCCAGCATTACTGATAATGAATTCAAGGAAATATGGGATGTAATAAATGAAGAATGCATTAAATATAATATAGAAGTTGTAACAGGGCATACAGCACGGTACAATGGAGTTGAATTCCCTATGGTTGGCGGAATCACATTGATGGGTACTGGCGAAAAATTCATTACAACCGAAAATGCCGGTGTGGGTGACAGGATAATCATGACAAAAAGCTGTGCCCTGGAAACTGCACTTATACTGTCAAATACATTTCCTGAGTATGTCAGGAATAATATAGGTGAAGAAAATTATAAAAGCATAATTGGCAAATTTTATACAATGACCTGCGTGGGTGAAGAAACTCTTGCAATTGAATATGGAATTTCTGAAAGGATCACTTCAATGCATGATGCAACAGAAGGTGGCTTATTAAATGCTATTTATGAAATTGGAATTGCCTCTGGAAATGGGTTGTCTGTTGATTACAATAAAATAATTATTGACAGTGATATAGAAAAACTTTGCAATTTATTCAATATAGACCCTTTAAGGTCCATAAGCGAGGGTACTTTGCTGATAACGGTAAAGGAACAATATGCCATGGAATTTCTAACTATTTTGCAGAGTTCCGGAATAGAAGCCAGCCTAATAGGGGAAATACTTGATAATTCCAAGGGAATAAAAATCCTCAAGGATGGGAAGCAGGAGGATATTAGACCGGAGGACGACCAGCTATGGGGGGCTATCACCAAAGGAATAAAAGATGGATTAAAATGA
- the thiD gene encoding bifunctional hydroxymethylpyrimidine kinase/phosphomethylpyrimidine kinase, with protein sequence MVARVMSVASTDSGGGAGIMADLKTFTAMKVFGTSVIVTLTAQNSVSVKSIYELPLKFINEQFDAIMEDIGTDAAKTGMLYSAPVISDVTEKFKQYGIKNIVIDPVMISKTNVRLLREDAVETMITKLMKIAELITPNIPEAEKISSMKIRNSEDTKIASKKIYENTGSSVLIKGGHAGSRYSTDILYDGSEYYEFPSRRINTNNTHGTGDTLSASIASYLASGKKLPESIELAKKYIDGAIENSFPMGKGYGALSHFWAIK encoded by the coding sequence ATGGTAGCCAGAGTGATGAGCGTTGCATCCACTGATTCAGGGGGTGGTGCAGGCATAATGGCAGATTTGAAAACGTTTACGGCTATGAAAGTATTTGGAACTTCAGTAATAGTTACCTTAACAGCACAGAACAGTGTTTCGGTAAAATCTATTTATGAACTCCCTTTAAAATTTATCAACGAACAATTTGATGCGATAATGGAGGATATTGGCACAGATGCTGCGAAGACAGGAATGCTTTACTCCGCTCCTGTAATCTCAGATGTGACCGAGAAATTTAAACAATATGGAATAAAAAATATTGTTATAGACCCTGTAATGATTTCGAAAACCAATGTCCGGCTTTTGCGTGAAGATGCAGTTGAGACTATGATTACTAAATTGATGAAAATTGCAGAATTAATTACACCAAACATACCGGAAGCCGAAAAAATCTCATCAATGAAGATTAGAAATTCAGAAGACACAAAAATTGCGTCAAAAAAAATTTATGAAAACACAGGTTCATCGGTACTGATAAAAGGCGGGCATGCCGGGAGTCGTTATTCAACCGATATTCTTTACGATGGTTCCGAATATTATGAATTCCCATCCAGGCGTATTAATACTAACAATACTCACGGGACAGGCGATACACTTTCTGCTTCTATTGCGTCCTATCTTGCATCCGGAAAAAAATTGCCAGAGTCCATAGAGCTGGCTAAAAAGTATATAGACGGGGCCATAGAAAACTCATTTCCTATGGGTAAAGGTTATGGGGCACTTTCACATTTCTGGGCGATAAAATGA
- a CDS encoding glycosyltransferase, with protein sequence MDILQGIGLALIAIGLVYVIYQFPIIYFGYKDFTKYDIDFSKLNEAQFSGLKMYKPMVSIIVPAKNEETVIKRTIESILNQTYTNFELFVVVDNSSDNTYKIAKEYESRDKRVNVFNRPDGKSKASALNFCFEKTKGEVIATYDADTMLLPNTLENAVYGMNYFNVDVLQGYNSYINREENIFTRLAVIDEILVKATLIGRTHFNLFVPVAGSNQYFKRKVIESIGGWDDNFLTEDLESSIRISNARYKSAYLGSAKALQETPASYSEYFRQRTRWLRGYHQVFFHSKKRFSKFTDFDALMIVLAPTFSGILFFGWLYISLLNFYNPFVHSMRTYFISLILISLIIYVVALVLVLIKKRQNFIYIPLIYIYLTLNSLIAIYTLFLEITGAKRVWHKVKKTGKTTL encoded by the coding sequence ATGGATATTTTGCAGGGAATAGGGCTCGCTTTAATAGCAATAGGATTGGTTTACGTTATTTATCAGTTTCCTATAATTTACTTTGGATATAAGGATTTTACCAAATACGATATTGATTTTTCAAAGTTAAATGAAGCACAATTTTCCGGCTTAAAAATGTATAAGCCAATGGTCAGCATTATAGTTCCTGCAAAAAATGAAGAAACCGTGATCAAGCGGACAATAGAATCCATATTAAATCAAACATACACAAATTTTGAACTCTTTGTGGTTGTTGACAATTCAAGTGACAATACGTATAAAATTGCAAAGGAGTATGAAAGCAGGGATAAGAGAGTAAATGTATTCAACAGGCCAGATGGCAAAAGCAAAGCTTCCGCACTTAATTTTTGTTTTGAAAAGACAAAGGGTGAGGTAATTGCCACATATGATGCCGATACCATGCTTCTGCCCAATACACTTGAAAATGCAGTATATGGAATGAATTATTTCAATGTAGATGTACTGCAGGGATATAATTCATACATAAACAGAGAAGAAAATATATTTACGAGGCTTGCAGTTATAGATGAAATACTTGTTAAGGCCACGCTTATAGGAAGGACACACTTCAACCTTTTCGTTCCTGTGGCTGGATCAAATCAGTACTTTAAAAGGAAGGTCATAGAAAGTATAGGTGGATGGGACGATAATTTTCTTACAGAGGACCTTGAAAGTTCAATAAGAATTTCAAATGCAAGGTATAAATCGGCATATCTTGGCAGTGCAAAGGCACTTCAGGAAACTCCTGCATCATATTCAGAGTATTTCAGGCAAAGGACACGCTGGCTACGTGGATACCATCAGGTATTTTTCCATTCAAAGAAAAGATTCAGCAAATTTACGGATTTTGATGCCCTAATGATTGTCCTCGCCCCTACATTTTCCGGAATACTCTTCTTCGGGTGGCTTTACATATCCCTTCTGAATTTTTACAACCCATTCGTACATTCAATGAGAACCTATTTCATATCATTAATTCTGATATCTTTGATAATATACGTTGTAGCCCTGGTACTTGTATTGATAAAAAAGCGGCAGAATTTTATTTATATTCCATTAATTTATATATACTTGACCCTGAACTCGCTTATAGCAATATACACCCTATTCCTGGAGATAACAGGCGCAAAGCGTGTATGGCACAAGGTAAAGAAAACAGGCAAGACAACACTTTAA
- a CDS encoding CDP-alcohol phosphatidyltransferase family protein translates to MVLDSYRKKADRFLDPITKKFSGINPNTISILSLVFAALAGIFYYLSHYFLLLAFIFIIFSALFDALDGKIARLKNISSKKGDMLDHVFDRYSDMFIILGMTFSIYGNVYFGLFAILGILLTSYMGTQSQALGLKRNYSGIAGRADRLILIIIFSLIQFFVSSHFSIYSIDIYATGILLIWFGLAGNITAITRFFDMYKNL, encoded by the coding sequence ATGGTATTAGATTCCTACAGGAAAAAGGCAGACAGGTTTTTAGATCCTATAACGAAAAAATTTTCCGGAATAAATCCAAACACCATTTCCATATTATCTCTGGTTTTTGCAGCGCTGGCCGGAATTTTTTATTATTTAAGCCATTATTTTCTTCTTCTTGCTTTCATTTTTATTATATTTTCTGCTTTGTTTGATGCACTTGATGGCAAAATAGCCCGGCTTAAAAACATTTCATCAAAAAAGGGAGATATGCTGGATCATGTATTTGACAGGTATTCAGATATGTTTATCATCCTGGGCATGACGTTTTCAATCTATGGAAATGTATATTTTGGCTTATTTGCTATTCTGGGAATACTGCTTACCAGCTATATGGGCACACAGTCCCAGGCACTTGGCCTTAAAAGAAATTATTCGGGAATAGCAGGCAGGGCAGACAGGCTGATTTTAATAATAATATTCTCACTGATCCAGTTTTTTGTATCATCCCATTTCTCCATCTATTCTATAGATATCTACGCAACAGGAATACTATTAATATGGTTTGGATTAGCAGGGAATATAACTGCAATCACAAGATTTTTTGATATGTATAAAAATTTATAA
- the glmM gene encoding phosphoglucosamine mutase has protein sequence MKQPELFGTNGIRGVPNEDLTTDLAMGIGKAIGTFFNGGKIAIAKDTRISGDMFMLAVASSIMSTGSDVIYVGELPTPGLQYYCKSKGIPGVMITASHNPPQYNGIKAIDKDGTEIDEESEIKIEDIYNGKLFKQASWEKIGTYNYDSTAIGLYMDSIVSMVDEKAIKERRLNVVIDTGNGASYYTSPTILAKLNCHVVSLNANPDGKFSSRNSEPKPENLVDLISVMKTGKFDLGIAHDGDADRCVFIDEKGNYIDGDKSLALIVKHTIQKGDIVVTPVSSSDALENICREKGAKLISTRVGAPIVARAMIDNNASIGGEENGGIIYGKHQFCRDGAMTMALMLNLLTHENKTVSSLLEEIPDYTMAKSSVARKKSWGEIKKLLMENFSGKKMDFTDGVKIFDEDGWTLIRPSGTEKIIRIFSESPSKSLAEEYNKTYMDFLANL, from the coding sequence ATGAAGCAGCCAGAGTTATTCGGCACGAATGGAATCAGAGGAGTTCCAAATGAAGACCTTACAACAGATCTAGCAATGGGGATAGGAAAGGCAATAGGAACATTTTTCAATGGAGGTAAAATTGCAATAGCAAAGGATACAAGAATCAGCGGAGACATGTTCATGCTTGCTGTTGCCTCCTCTATTATGTCCACAGGTTCTGATGTGATATATGTGGGCGAGTTGCCAACCCCCGGACTCCAGTACTACTGCAAATCAAAGGGTATTCCAGGCGTTATGATTACCGCATCGCATAATCCGCCACAGTATAATGGAATAAAGGCAATAGATAAGGATGGTACTGAAATTGACGAAGAAAGCGAAATAAAAATAGAGGATATATACAACGGCAAATTATTCAAACAGGCATCCTGGGAGAAAATCGGGACGTATAATTATGATAGTACTGCAATAGGTCTTTATATGGACAGCATAGTCAGCATGGTAGATGAAAAGGCCATAAAGGAAAGGCGCCTGAATGTAGTAATTGATACAGGGAACGGGGCATCATACTATACCAGCCCCACAATACTGGCAAAATTGAATTGCCATGTGGTTTCATTGAACGCAAATCCTGATGGCAAATTCTCATCGAGGAATTCAGAACCAAAACCTGAGAATCTGGTGGATCTTATATCTGTAATGAAAACCGGCAAATTTGATCTGGGGATTGCACATGATGGTGATGCAGACCGGTGCGTTTTCATCGACGAAAAGGGCAATTATATTGATGGTGATAAAAGCCTGGCATTGATAGTGAAACATACCATTCAAAAGGGCGATATAGTCGTAACTCCTGTAAGCAGTTCTGATGCACTTGAAAACATATGCAGGGAAAAGGGTGCAAAATTGATATCAACTAGAGTTGGGGCTCCGATTGTGGCACGTGCAATGATAGATAATAATGCATCTATAGGCGGCGAGGAAAATGGCGGTATCATATATGGAAAGCATCAGTTCTGCAGGGATGGGGCAATGACTATGGCACTGATGCTAAATCTCCTTACCCATGAAAACAAAACAGTATCAAGTCTGCTTGAAGAAATACCTGACTATACCATGGCTAAATCATCTGTAGCACGTAAAAAAAGCTGGGGAGAAATAAAAAAATTGCTAATGGAAAATTTTTCCGGGAAAAAGATGGATTTTACCGATGGCGTAAAAATTTTTGATGAAGATGGATGGACATTAATACGGCCTTCAGGGACTGAAAAGATTATCAGAATATTTTCTGAATCCCCATCCAAAAGCCTTGCGGAAGAGTATAATAAAACTTATATGGATTTCCTTGCAAATTTATAA
- a CDS encoding glycosyltransferase, with protein MPVRGIDYSLEKNLISVKNQEYENFKFLCVVDSEEEEALKVIKKLDIEYITSSYKCDKCSGKVRAISTAIQLYNNYEVYLLADSDIEVKKNWILNMVMPLNQEDAGLSTTFPYFYPKNGFWAQIKEIWGFVGMGLMESKLTRFGWGGSLAFKHELISDSLEFFSEHVSDDTALTKICKQKGKKIYYVDSAQPDINSPDTFKVFAEWANRQTALSISASPKVYYYGLLFYGAYLFLFFSAILMGVFYNPLYFLFLIPAVMYIYNMVRRLKHIKPVNILGSIILPFIYMTNLIVAKRMKKITWRGNTYDIEDKNLL; from the coding sequence ATGCCTGTGAGAGGCATTGACTATTCACTTGAGAAAAATTTGATATCTGTTAAAAACCAGGAATATGAAAATTTTAAATTTTTATGCGTGGTTGATTCTGAGGAAGAAGAAGCCCTGAAAGTAATTAAGAAACTTGATATAGAATATATAACAAGTTCATATAAATGCGATAAATGCAGTGGAAAGGTAAGAGCAATAAGTACCGCTATCCAGCTATATAATAATTATGAGGTGTACCTTCTTGCTGATTCAGATATAGAGGTCAAAAAAAACTGGATTTTGAATATGGTAATGCCACTAAATCAGGAAGATGCAGGGCTTTCCACCACATTCCCCTACTTTTACCCTAAAAATGGGTTCTGGGCTCAGATTAAGGAAATATGGGGCTTTGTAGGAATGGGGCTTATGGAGTCAAAACTTACAAGATTCGGCTGGGGTGGTTCACTGGCATTCAAGCATGAACTCATAAGCGATTCTTTAGAATTTTTCAGTGAACATGTCTCGGATGACACAGCTCTAACAAAGATATGCAAGCAAAAGGGCAAAAAAATATATTACGTAGATTCTGCACAGCCAGATATAAACTCGCCGGATACATTTAAGGTGTTCGCTGAGTGGGCAAACAGACAGACCGCCCTTTCAATTTCTGCATCTCCTAAAGTGTATTATTATGGTTTATTATTTTATGGAGCCTACTTATTCCTATTCTTTTCCGCAATTTTAATGGGAGTATTTTATAATCCACTGTATTTTCTCTTCCTCATTCCTGCAGTGATGTATATCTACAATATGGTCAGAAGGCTAAAACACATAAAACCTGTCAATATACTTGGTTCTATCATACTCCCTTTTATTTATATGACAAATTTAATTGTTGCAAAACGGATGAAAAAGATAACCTGGCGCGGGAATACGTACGATATTGAAGATAAAAACTTATTATAA
- a CDS encoding elongation factor 1-beta: MVQLRILPESVDVNLKDLRVAITASIEKLCTINEVKEEEIGFGLSALLFSVIVPDEEGKIDSVENAISSVKNVSQVDTRDVTLI, translated from the coding sequence ATGGTTCAGTTAAGAATTCTTCCCGAATCTGTTGATGTAAATTTAAAAGATTTAAGGGTAGCAATTACGGCGAGCATAGAAAAACTTTGCACTATTAACGAAGTAAAGGAAGAAGAGATAGGATTCGGTTTAAGTGCCCTTTTGTTCTCGGTTATCGTTCCCGATGAAGAAGGAAAAATAGATTCTGTTGAAAATGCCATATCATCGGTTAAAAACGTGAGCCAGGTTGATACCAGGGATGTTACGCTAATATAA
- a CDS encoding zinc finger domain-containing protein: MIKINTKETCTSCGIGLVEVGYSIFECPQCGEEMIGRCKQCREHSTKYECQKCGFIGP, from the coding sequence GTGATTAAAATAAATACAAAAGAAACATGTACTTCCTGTGGCATTGGACTGGTGGAGGTAGGATATTCAATATTCGAATGCCCCCAGTGTGGGGAAGAGATGATTGGAAGATGCAAGCAATGCAGAGAGCATTCAACAAAATATGAGTGCCAGAAGTGTGGATTTATAGGACCGTGA